A genome region from Megalobrama amblycephala isolate DHTTF-2021 linkage group LG16, ASM1881202v1, whole genome shotgun sequence includes the following:
- the LOC125249624 gene encoding dehydrogenase/reductase SDR family member 11-like — protein MDRWKGRVALVTGASVGIGAAIAKSLVQHGMKVVGCARNLQQIENLAAECVSSGFSGTLFPYKCDLSVEDEVLSMFSWIKAQHQGIDVCINNAGLALPEPLLSGKTSGWKNMMDVNVIGLSVCVREAYQSMKERNIGDGHIININSMSGHRVVNNADIHFYTASKYAVTALTEGLRQELREAKTHIRATCISPGLVETEFAYRLFSQNQEKAAASYKSIKCLQADDIANAVVYVLSAPPHVQIGDVQMRPVEQLT, from the exons ATGGATCGCTGGAAAGGAAGGGTTGCTCTTGTCACTGGTGCTTCAGTGGGAATCGGAGCTGCAATCGCAAAGTCTCTTGTGCAGCATGGCATGAAGGTGGTCGGATGTGCCAGAAATCTACAGCAAATAGAG AATTTGGCAGCAGAATGTGTCAGTAGTGGATTCAGCGGCACTCTGTTCCCGTATAAATGTGATCTGTCTGTAGAGGACGAAGTGTTATCCATGTTCTCCTGGATCAAAGCTCAACATCAGGGCATTGACGTGTGCATTAATAATGCTGGTTTGGCTCTTCCAGAGCCTCTATTGAGTGGTAAAACCAGTGGCTGGAAGAACATGATGGAT gtGAATGTCATTGGCCTGTCAGTATGCGTCCGTGAGGCTTACCAGTCAATGAAGGAAAGAAATATTGGTGATGGCCATATCATTAATATTAACAG CATGAGTGGACACCGGGTCGTTAACAACGCCGATATACACTTCTACACCGCCAGCAAATATGCCGTGACTGCTCTGACTGAAGGTCTGCGGCAAGAGTTACGCGAGGCCAAAACCCACATACGTGCCACA TGTATATCTCCGGGTTTAGTGGAGACAGAATTTGCGTACCGGCTCTTTAGTCAAAACCAAGAAAAGGCTGCAGCTTCGTACAAAAGTATAAAG TGTCTGCAAGCAGATGACATAGCGAACGCAGTGGTGTATGTCCTAAGTGCTCCTCCTCATGTTCAA ATTGGTGATGTTCAGATGAGGCCTGTGGAACAGTTGACTTAA
- the LOC125249623 gene encoding dehydrogenase/reductase SDR family member 11-like isoform X1, whose protein sequence is MDRWKGRVALVTGASVGIGAAIAKSLVQHGMKVVGCARNVEQIENLAAECVSSGFSGTLFPYKCDLSVEEEVLSMFSWIKAQHQGIDVCINNAGLALPEPLLSGKTSGWKTMMDVNVIGLSVCTREAYQSMKERYVDDGHIININSICGHRVINNADAHFYTASKYAVTALTEGLRQELRQAKTHIRATCISPGLVETKFAYRFYSENQEKAAATYRSFKCLQVDDITNAVVYVLSAPPHVQIGDIEITPVEQTM, encoded by the exons ATGGATCGCTGGAAAGGCAGGGTTGCTCTTGTCACTGGTGCTTCAGTGGGAATCGGAGCTGCAATCGCAAAGTCTCTTGTGCAGCATGGCATGAAGGTGGTCGGATGTGCCAGAAATGTGGAGCAAATTGAG AATTTGGCAGCAGAATGTGTCAGTAGTGGATTCAGCGGCACTCTGTTCCCATATAAATGTGATCTGTCTGTAGAAGAGGAAGTGTTATCCATGTTCTCCTGGATCAAAGCTCAACATCAGGGCATTGACGTGTGCATTAATAATGCTGGTTTGGCTCTTCCAGAGCCTCTGTTGAGTGGTAAAACCAGTGGCTGGAAGACTATGATGGAT GTGAATGTCATTGGCCTGTCAGTGTGTACCCGTGAGGCTTACCAGTCCATGAAAGAAAGATATGTTGATGATGGCCACATCATTAATATTAACAG TATTTGTGGGCACCGGGTCATCAACAACGCTGATGCACACTTCTATACCGCCAGCAAATATGCCGTGACTGCTCTCACTGAAGGTCTGCGACAAGAGTTACGCCAGGCCAAAACCCACATACGTGCCACA TGTATATCTCCTGGTTTAGTGGAGACAAAATTTGCCTACCGGTTCTATAGTGAAAATCAAGAAAAGGCTGCAGCTACATACAGAAGTTTCAAG TGCCTGCAAGTAGATGACATAACCAACGCAGTGGTGTATGTCCTCAGTGCTCCTCCTCATGTTCAA ATTGGTGACATTGAGATAACTCCCGTTGAGCAGACGATGTGA
- the LOC125249623 gene encoding dehydrogenase/reductase SDR family member 11-like isoform X2, giving the protein MKLVGCARNVKQIENLAAECVSSGFSGTLFPYKCDLSVEEEVLSMFSWIKAQHQGIDVCINNAGLALPEPLLSGKTSGWKTMMDVNVIGLSVCTREAYQSMKERYVDDGHIININSICGHRVINNADAHFYTASKYAVTALTEGLRQELRQAKTHIRATCISPGLVETKFAYRFYSENQEKAAATYRSFKCLQVDDITNAVVYVLSAPPHVQIGDIEITPVEQTM; this is encoded by the exons ATGAAGTTGGTCGGATGTGCCAGAAATGTGAAGCAAATTGAG AATTTGGCAGCAGAATGTGTCAGTAGTGGATTCAGCGGCACTCTGTTCCCATATAAATGTGATCTGTCTGTAGAAGAGGAAGTGTTATCCATGTTCTCCTGGATCAAAGCTCAACATCAGGGCATTGACGTGTGCATTAATAATGCTGGTTTGGCTCTTCCAGAGCCTCTGTTGAGTGGTAAAACCAGTGGCTGGAAGACTATGATGGAT GTGAATGTCATTGGCCTGTCAGTGTGTACCCGTGAGGCTTACCAGTCCATGAAAGAAAGATATGTTGATGATGGCCACATCATTAATATTAACAG TATTTGTGGGCACCGGGTCATCAACAACGCTGATGCACACTTCTATACCGCCAGCAAATATGCCGTGACTGCTCTCACTGAAGGTCTGCGACAAGAGTTACGCCAGGCCAAAACCCACATACGTGCCACA TGTATATCTCCTGGTTTAGTGGAGACAAAATTTGCCTACCGGTTCTATAGTGAAAATCAAGAAAAGGCTGCAGCTACATACAGAAGTTTCAAG TGCCTGCAAGTAGATGACATAACCAACGCAGTGGTGTATGTCCTCAGTGCTCCTCCTCATGTTCAA ATTGGTGACATTGAGATAACTCCCGTTGAGCAGACGATGTGA
- the proca1 gene encoding uncharacterized protein proca1, which translates to MWSVFFVFLSYLDRNFVKGEFLSQALDAEKESKELFYMLNNTLCAKSSVVGEYHLHQVTDGAEEVRSVHDSEGRLLDCSVIQNQMQVKSFMHVCRLGLRNQMSSDLKMSLTGVSEAKANCKKLKSKGVIAKTKQAKEPKSDAANNKKTRTKRGFTYPGTLWCGAGNIADHYDQLGEFEETDKCCRVHDHCPYIIHAFSSKYGYTNFKWHSLSHCDCDNALKECLRDVNDTSSRVVGQAFFNVIEAPCFEFSFEEQCVERHWYGVCKKYDRVPIAVIKESIPYDFGGIDVIDVLTIAPPKDKQSDKEKQNKTESTTQSTFSESKTAAPEEPSLTNVVTAAEDFIKVLATVSTSQSSSTDAGKGETQTAERKRKKNSGKKKKENKKKRGKGKGRKKNKKLDAVLKVDEGTSGAPSTGPTEEVMGKNNFMEESAKTNQFGSKENNFMNTELDSVGNGPLSNKMMRDDPQRTMNDNRDVSIPTSTKTDKEPEIVEHRQANNTELASSSPTAQVTLAVRDKTRAKLRQRGGKKKLRKNNPSTEDHFKKESLSTSPTEDVSLATSTTGSPIDAVRTQYTEEKGLVVTTQKTPIVRTGRPSSRQREGRKRTRKIIASSTEEPPHEISSQDPLMFTSSATVGPTDMLERLGLENPTESFTSSTKNGQQSLKDTKGRRNKHRRVVKICYEAVLPDDTDTTPHPALIEEDTAFQLKDPEINTASIFPLVQTYTPPMATRRPRNTKMKRIRERGNREKRGKFKRE; encoded by the exons ATGTGGTCCGTGTTTTTCGTGTTTCTGTCTTATCTAGACAGGAACTTTGTTAAAGGCGAATTCTTAAGTCAAGCTTTAGATGCCGAAAAAGAGAGCAAAGAGCTCTTTTACATGCTCAACAACACTCTTTGCGCCAAAAGTTCAGTTGTAGGAGAGTATCACCTCCATCAGGTTACCGATGGGGCTGAAGAGGTCCGCTCTGTGCATGACTCTGAGGGACGCCTGCTCGACTGCTCTGTGATCCAAAACCAAATGCAAGTTAAATCCTTCATGCATGTTTGCAGACTTGGTCTAAGAAACCAAATGAGCTCCGATTTGAAGATGAGTTTGACTGGGGTGTCCGAAGCGAAGGCGAACTGTAAGAAGTTGAAATCAAAAGGCGTGATTGCGAAAACAAAACAAGCGAAAGAGCCGAAATCTGATGCCGCGAACAATAAAAAGACGCGGACCAAGCGAGGCTTCACTTATCCCGGGACACTTTGGTGCGGTGCAGGGAACATCGCAGATCATTATGATCAGCTAG GCGAATTCGAAGAGACCGACAAGTGTTGCCGAGTTCATGATCACTGTCCATACATCATCCATGCGTTCTCCTCCAAATATGGATACACCAACTTTAAATGGCACTCCCTTAGCCACTGCGACTGCGACAATGC CTTAAAGGAATGCCTGAGAGATGTAAATGACACTTCATCCCGAGTGGTCGGACAGGCCTTCTTTAATGTGATCGAAGCGCCTTGCtttgaattttcatttgaagAACAGTGTGTTGAGCGTCATTGGTATGGGGT GTGTAAAAAGTATGACAGAGTTCCCATTGCAGTGATTAAAGAATCAATCCCTTATGATTTCGGGGGGATTGATGTCATTGACGTATTGACTATCGCTCCTCCAAAGGACAAACAGTCAGACAAAGAAAAGCAGAACAAGACTGAAAGTACAACACAGTCGACATTCTCAGAATCAAAGACCGCCGCCCCCGAGGAGCCCTCGCTTACAAATGTGGTGACAGCCGCGGAGGATTTCATTAAAGTACTTGCCACGGTCTCCACCTCGCAAAGCTCGTCCACAGACGCAGGAAAAGGAGAAACTCAGACAgcagagaggaagaggaagaaaaacTCTGGCAAAAAGAAAAAGGAGAACAAGAAGAAAAGAGGGAAGGGTAAAGGCAGGAAGAAGAATAAAAAGCTTGACGCCGTGTTAAAGGTTGATGAAGGAACGTCCGGCGCGCCGTCGACCGGTCCAACAGAGGAGGTCATGGGTAAGAACAACTTTATGGAGGAATCAGCGAAAACAAATCAGTTTGGCAGTAAAGAAAACAATTTCATGAACACAGAGCTAGACTCTGTAGGAAATGGCCCGCTTTCTAATAAGATGATGAGAGATGATCCTCAGAGGACAATGAATGACAATCGAGATGTTAGCATTCCCACTTCAACAAAAACTGATAAAGAACCAGAGATTGTAGAGCACAGACAAGCAAACAACACAGAGTTAGCCTCTTCCTCGCCTACAGCTCAGGTTACTCTAGCTGTCCGTGATAAGACCAGAGCTAAGCTCAGACAAAGAGGCGGGAAGAAAAAGCTAAGAAAAAACAATCCTTCCACAGAAGATCATTTCAAGAAAGAATCACTCTCAACAAGTCCGACCGAAGACGTTAGCCTCGCAACGTCAACAACCGGGAGTCCCATTGATGCTGTAAGAACACAGTACACGGAAGAAAAGGGACTTGTAGTCACTACACAAAAAACACCCATTGTTAGAACCGGAAGGCCAAGTTCGAGGCAGAGAGAAGGAAGAAAAAGAACGAGGAAAATCATTGCTTCCTCTACAGAAGAACCCCCTCATGAAATCAGCTCTCAGGATCCTCTAATGTTCACAAGTTCTGCGACCGTCGGGCCAACTGACATGCTAGAGAGACTGGGACTTGAAAACCCAACGGAAAGCTTCACATCATCAACGAAAAACGGACAACAAAGTTTGAAGGACACCAAGGGAAGAAGGAACAAACATAGACGTGTAGTTAAAATCTGCTATGAAGCTGTTTTGCCTGACGATACAGACACAACACCCCACCCGGCCCTGATCGAAGAGGACACTGCGTTTCAGCTGAAGGATCCTGAGATAAATACGGCATCAATTTTTCCCCTTGTACAGACTTACACTCCGCCCATGGCAACCCGCAGACCTAGGAACACGAAAATGAAGAGAATCAGGGAGCGAGGAAACCGAGAAAAGCGTGGAAAATTTAAGAGAGAGTGA